In Nitrososphaerota archaeon, one genomic interval encodes:
- a CDS encoding 2-oxoacid:ferredoxin oxidoreductase subunit beta: MTVTIEDYHGEETAWCQGCGNFGILSALKKALVELQIPPYEVLIVSGIGQAGKLPHYMKCNTFNGLHGRTLPVATAAKLVNNHLNVFAVGGDGDGYAEGGNHFMHTIRRNPNIKYLVHNNQIYALTKGQASPTSDVGFVTKTTPGGVTAKQLNPIALAVTLGATFVARSFSGDIPHLVQTIKAAVQHRGFAYIDILQPCVTFNHLNTYSWYLKRIYKLENEHHNTSDIEAAYRKAHEWGDRIPIGIFYQNQQQPTYEEQFPVIKEQPLVKQPIDPKQYEKLIQDFL, encoded by the coding sequence ATGACCGTGACTATCGAAGATTACCATGGCGAGGAGACTGCTTGGTGTCAAGGCTGCGGAAACTTCGGGATACTCTCAGCTTTGAAGAAGGCGCTTGTCGAACTTCAGATTCCTCCTTACGAGGTGCTCATCGTCTCCGGGATAGGGCAGGCCGGTAAACTACCTCACTACATGAAGTGCAACACATTCAACGGCCTCCACGGCCGCACCCTACCAGTAGCCACCGCAGCGAAGCTCGTTAACAACCACCTAAACGTCTTCGCAGTAGGCGGAGACGGGGACGGCTACGCTGAAGGCGGAAACCACTTCATGCACACGATTCGGAGGAACCCCAACATAAAATACCTGGTACACAACAACCAGATCTACGCCTTAACAAAGGGGCAGGCTTCACCTACAAGCGACGTGGGCTTCGTCACAAAAACAACACCCGGCGGCGTAACCGCCAAACAGTTGAATCCCATCGCATTAGCCGTCACTCTCGGAGCCACCTTTGTCGCCAGAAGCTTCAGCGGAGACATCCCGCATCTAGTTCAAACAATAAAGGCTGCAGTGCAACACCGGGGCTTCGCATACATCGACATACTCCAACCCTGCGTAACCTTCAACCACCTAAACACATACAGCTGGTATCTGAAACGCATCTACAAACTCGAAAACGAGCATCACAACACTTCAGACATCGAAGCCGCCTACAGGAAAGCTCATGAGTGGGGGGACCGCATCCCAATAGGCATCTTCTATCAAAACCAGCAGCAACCAACCTATGAAGAACAGTTCCCAGTCATCAAAGAACAACCGCTCGTCAAACAGCCCATTGACCCCAAACAGTATGAGAAGCTAATCCAAGACTTCCTATAA